The window CCTGCTTCTGGTCGGCATGGCCCTACGGCACCCGCGCCTACTTCATCCGGGAACTGCCCTTCTACGTTCTCTGCATCGCCGCTTACTTCCTGTGCGGCCGGCCGGGTCGGTGGCGGACGGTTGCGCGGGTCTTCGTCGTATGCGCCGTGGCCGAGGCCGCGCTGCAGACGGTCATCATCGTCGCCTCCTATCTGGGCGGCGGGGTCGAGCCGCCGGCGGGCCGTGCCCTGACGCTCCGCTACGTCTTCCTCAAGCGCGCCATCTTCTACAGCAACTGCAACTTCGGCTCCGCGCTCCTCCTGACGGCGGGCCTGACGGCCATCGGGCTGGCCGCCGGACGCGTGTCGGCCGAACGCCCCCGTGCCCGACAGGCCGCTCTGCTCGCGGCCGGCACGGCGGCCGTCCTGGCGGTTCTGGGGTTCGTCTTCCTGACGGCCGGGTCGCTGGCCGGCCTGATCGCGGCGGCCGTCGGCGGGGCCGCCTACCTGGCCTGCTTCCTGCCCCGGCGCGCGCAGCAGCGGCTGGCCGCACTCGTCGTCGTCCTCGGCCTCGGGGCCGCCGTCGCCCTGCTGGCATCGGACCGCCTGTGGACGGGCACCGCCCGGGCGCTGCTCTCTCCGCACCGCACGACGCATCTGCGGGTCATCGACTGGATGGCGGCCGGGCGGATGTTCGCCCGCAGGCCGGTCCACGGCTGGGGCATGGGCACGTTCCCCGCCGTCCATGCGCGCTTCTTCCCGCCGCTGGCCCGCGAGCTGCCCTTTTTGAAGGACATCCAGACGACGCACCCGCACAACGAGTTCGCGCGGATCGCGGCCGAACAGGGCGCGGTGGGACTCGGCCTCTACCTGGCGATCCTGGCCTGCGCGCTGACGGTCGCCTTCCGCGCCCTGCGGACGCGTCCCCTGCGCGAGCGCCTCCCGGGATACGCGCTCTGGGCCGGCTCGCTCACGTTCATCGTGCAGAGCGCCTTCGGCAAGGCGCCCATGAACTGGAGCTTCGCCGCGAACCAGTGGCTCCTGCTCGGCGTGCTGGCCTCGGCCCGCCACTGGCGGACGGAACCGGCCCCGGCGCCCGCGGCCGGGCAGGCGCCGCGCACCGTGGCGGGATGGATCGCCCTGCTGGCGGTGGCCGCCGGCGTGGGCTGGTTCTGGTGGGAGTGGGCGCTCGGCGGCTACGCGGCGATGGTCTCCTACCACCAGGCCCACATCGCGCACAGGCGCCTGCACGAGAAGGACGGACAGGAGAAGCGCTTCGCCGAGTTCGTGGCCGCGGTGGACGCCAGCCGGCCGCGCTTCCTGTGGCCCGACCAGATCATCAACGCCGACTACACGGCCGGGTGGTTCCTGACCAGTCAGGAGCGGTGGGCGGAGGCCCGCGACAGGCTTCAGGAGGTCCAGCGCACCGTGCCCGAGTTCCAGAAGACCCGCCTGCTGCTGGCCGAATGCCACCTGAACCTGGGCCGGGCGGACGCCGCACGGGCGGAACTGGCCGAGTACATCGCCCGTGCCCCGCACGACATGGCGGGCTACGACCTGCTGGCCCGCGTCGACCCGGCGGAGGCAACGCGCGCGCTCGAAGCGCACGTCCTGCCCCGGCTCTCGCTCCGGCGCCACTGGATCATCCGGGACATCCCCGAGACCGACGAAGTGCACCGCCTGCTGAACCTGTACGTCCAGATGGGGCACGCGGCCGCCGCCCGCGAGCTGATGAACCGCGTCCAGCGCTTCCAGCGGGAGGACCTGGGACGGGGCACGTACGAGGCGGCCGACGAGGTCCGGGCGCTGGAAGCCCGCTACGACACGGCGGACCGCCCCGCGCTGGCCGCCCGCCTGCGGCGGATGTTCCCCGAAATCTGGCCCGACGACGCGCCCGCCGGCACGGACCGCTGAACGGCCCCGACGCGGACTCCCGGACGCTCAGAGGATGCCCTCGCCGAACCCGCCCCGCTTCCTGTCCGCGCGGGACCGCGGTCGCGACGGACTCCCGGCGCTGGGGCTCTCTGCGGGGGCCTCTTCGGGCTCCTCGTCCGGCTCGGGCTCGGGCTCGGGCTCGCGAACGGCCGATTCGTCGTCCGGTTCGAGATCCCCGGCGCACGGCGCCGGTTCGTCCGACACGGCGGCCGAGGGCGGATCGTCCTCGAAGACGTCCAGGACCGGGCGGGCCGCTTCCTCCTCGGGCTCCTCCCAGGGGCTCTCGTCGGTCTCCTCCGGCGACTCGTCCACCTCGTCGGAGAGAGGCTCCTCGTCGAGGGTCTCGTCCCGCGCCCCCGCCACGACGTCCCGGTAGGCGGCCAGAACGGTCTCCTGGAGCGTCTCCCGACACGGGGTGTTGATGGGGTGGGCGACGTCGACGTGCGACTTCTCGGTAGCCTTGTCGGCCCTGTCCTGGCCGAGGCGCTTGCCGCATTCCCCGCAGAACGCGGCCCGCAGCTCGTTCTTGCCGCCGCACCCCGGGCAGTTGTCCGTAAGCTTCCGGCTGGGCATGGCCACGAACAGGCCCTTGCGCCCTTCGATCACTCGCAGGTCATGGACGACGAAATCCCCGTCGATGGTGATGCTGCAAAAGGCCCGCAGCCGGTCGGACCGATTGCGCATCAGCTTCACGCGCACCTCAGTGATATTCAACGATGTCCCCTTCCGCAGGTCAGCGACAGAATGGAGCCGTTCCAGGCAGGCATGCTGCGCACCGCATGGCAGGGCGTGCCCAGTGCGGTGGTGAGCCGGTTTGCCGTATGCACGGCCTCGCTCTCCCCCCCGGCGACGACCAGAAAGGCGGAACCGCTGCCCGTCAACATCGCGCCTCGGCGGCGGTCGCCCTCGCCGGCCTCGCTCAGTCTCTCCCACAGTTGCCGTAGTTCCGTCTGCAGCGCCAACGCCGTTTCCTGCAGGTCATTGCGCAGCGAAGCCGCCAGCAGAACGGCGTTCCCTGTTCGCAGGGCCTCCAGTACATTCTTACGCGCCTGCGCGCAGTCTGTCAAGCCGTGCCGCCAGCACGCGTAGACCCGGCCCGTGGCGCTGTGGCAGGCGGGCGTCACCAGAACGTAGTGCATCGGCGCCGGGCACTCCAGCGGCGTCACCCGTTCGCCACGGCCCTCGCAGAGCGCGGTGCCTCCCCGGACGAAGAACGGGATGTCCGAGCCCAGCTCCCCCGCCAGGCCCTCCAGGGCGTCGACGGAGAGCCCCAGCCCCCACAGATGCGACAGGGCCAACAGCGTGACCGCGCAGTCCGAACTGCCTCCCCCCAGCCCGCCCCCGATGGGGATGCGCTTGCGGAGCCGGATCTCGGCCCCCCGCCGCACGCCACAGCGGGCCTGCAGGGCCCGGGCCGCCCGCACGACCAGGTTCTCGTCCGCCTCGCCCAGGCCGGGGTGGTCGCAGGAGAGCACAACGTCGGCGTCCGCCCGGGGTGCGAACTCGACCTCGTCGCACAGGCTCACGGCCTGCATCACGGTGCGTATCTCGTGATAGCCGTCCGGGCGGCGCCCGAGCACCTCCAGGTACACGTTCACTTTGGCCGGCGCGTGCACACGCAGCGTGCGCCCGCCCGGGAGGCGCTCACTCATCCGCCGCCTCCTGCGACACTTCCAGGAACGTGAGCTGGCTGTGGCCGTAGACGCGGCGGTCCCACTCCGCGAAGCGCTCGCTCGGCCACCCGGCGGGTTCCATCGGCCGATGGTGGAGCGCGAGCACCGCCGTCGGGCGGATCCAACCGCCCACCAGCGCCTCCAGCACGCCGAAGAGCCGCCGGCGGCCCGCTTCCTCGTCCACCAGCGCATACGGCGGATCGACAAGCACGATGTCCGCCGGCACCCCCTCGATCCGATACGGCAGAGGGCTCAACGCCAGCGCATCCGCGCGCACGATCTCGCAGCGGTCCGTCATGCGGCACCGTTCGGCATTGCGGCCGATCAGCCTGACCAGCGCGCCGTCCTGCTCGACGAACACGCAACTCC of the Candidatus Brocadiaceae bacterium genome contains:
- a CDS encoding O-antigen ligase family protein, encoding MKKPSAARLCYLLLLACFPASMLPVIWLSPAMHDWMAAHARRLYDALWHIYPFLPSWPQYFALQTLAAALLICAAVRRPRPHEASEAARPRPPLLFPALVAGYAAWAGLSCFWSAWPYGTRAYFIRELPFYVLCIAAYFLCGRPGRWRTVARVFVVCAVAEAALQTVIIVASYLGGGVEPPAGRALTLRYVFLKRAIFYSNCNFGSALLLTAGLTAIGLAAGRVSAERPRARQAALLAAGTAAVLAVLGFVFLTAGSLAGLIAAAVGGAAYLACFLPRRAQQRLAALVVVLGLGAAVALLASDRLWTGTARALLSPHRTTHLRVIDWMAAGRMFARRPVHGWGMGTFPAVHARFFPPLARELPFLKDIQTTHPHNEFARIAAEQGAVGLGLYLAILACALTVAFRALRTRPLRERLPGYALWAGSLTFIVQSAFGKAPMNWSFAANQWLLLGVLASARHWRTEPAPAPAAGQAPRTVAGWIALLAVAAGVGWFWWEWALGGYAAMVSYHQAHIAHRRLHEKDGQEKRFAEFVAAVDASRPRFLWPDQIINADYTAGWFLTSQERWAEARDRLQEVQRTVPEFQKTRLLLAECHLNLGRADAARAELAEYIARAPHDMAGYDLLARVDPAEATRALEAHVLPRLSLRRHWIIRDIPETDEVHRLLNLYVQMGHAAAARELMNRVQRFQREDLGRGTYEAADEVRALEARYDTADRPALAARLRRMFPEIWPDDAPAGTDR
- a CDS encoding stage V sporulation protein G, producing the protein MNITEVRVKLMRNRSDRLRAFCSITIDGDFVVHDLRVIEGRKGLFVAMPSRKLTDNCPGCGGKNELRAAFCGECGKRLGQDRADKATEKSHVDVAHPINTPCRETLQETVLAAYRDVVAGARDETLDEEPLSDEVDESPEETDESPWEEPEEEAARPVLDVFEDDPPSAAVSDEPAPCAGDLEPDDESAVREPEPEPEPDEEPEEAPAESPSAGSPSRPRSRADRKRGGFGEGIL
- the ispE gene encoding 4-(cytidine 5'-diphospho)-2-C-methyl-D-erythritol kinase; this encodes MSERLPGGRTLRVHAPAKVNVYLEVLGRRPDGYHEIRTVMQAVSLCDEVEFAPRADADVVLSCDHPGLGEADENLVVRAARALQARCGVRRGAEIRLRKRIPIGGGLGGGSSDCAVTLLALSHLWGLGLSVDALEGLAGELGSDIPFFVRGGTALCEGRGERVTPLECPAPMHYVLVTPACHSATGRVYACWRHGLTDCAQARKNVLEALRTGNAVLLAASLRNDLQETALALQTELRQLWERLSEAGEGDRRRGAMLTGSGSAFLVVAGGESEAVHTANRLTTALGTPCHAVRSMPAWNGSILSLTCGRGHR
- the rsmD gene encoding 16S rRNA (guanine(966)-N(2))-methyltransferase RsmD — protein: MRIIAGTARATRLQSLPDPALRPMLDRVKEPLFAILRHLLEDARVLDLFSGSGALGLEALSRGARSCVFVEQDGALVRLIGRNAERCRMTDRCEIVRADALALSPLPYRIEGVPADIVLVDPPYALVDEEAGRRRLFGVLEALVGGWIRPTAVLALHHRPMEPAGWPSERFAEWDRRVYGHSQLTFLEVSQEAADE